From Anopheles funestus chromosome 3RL, idAnoFuneDA-416_04, whole genome shotgun sequence, a single genomic window includes:
- the LOC125771340 gene encoding uncharacterized protein LOC125771340 has protein sequence MAEIRFIFTTVLALVCLKCVVTHSPPVVIDKRVVLSSVYDAIKGNNVAPVGEDTRNKRNVRYYTYDDPQNDDLFPGYGEIVHPSQSAPTQKQCKPEPSPLQSISISDHSWSGIGTSIIHLLKYLIAGLAVLTLPVLLLQAFIFPLKILMGLKSVAVANTLVLGTFLWKYLNRHRLRGDEDDDDDDDGDQQPNSGTPGTIDAGGAGMANGNDNRFFPFRAEDFENMTEEEIKTALKLLLKRNKRW, from the exons ATGGCAGAGATACGATTTATTTTCACAACTGTTTTGGCATTGGTATGCCTGAAGTGTGTTGTTACTCATTCTCCTCCGGTGGTGATAGATAAACGTGTGGTGCTATCGTCGGTCTACGATGCCATCAAAGGGAACAACGTTGCACCCGTTGGAGAGGATACACGAAATAAGCGAAACGTGCGTTATTACACCTACGATGATCCGCAAAATGATGA TTTATTTCCTGGCTATGGGGAAATTGTACATCCCTCGCAATCAGCACCGACGCAAAAACAGTGCAAACCCGAACCATCCCCGTTGCAGTCCATCAGCATTTCCGATCACAGCTGGAGTGGTATCGGAACGTCGATCATTCACCTGCTCAAGTATCTGATCGCGGGATTAGCCGTACTGACGCTTCctgtgctgttgctgcaggcCTTCATTTTCCCGTTGAAAATTCTGATGGGATTAAAATCGGTTGCCGTAGCGAATACGCTCGTGCTCGGAACATTCCTGTGGAAGTATCTCAATCGTCACAGGTTAAGAGGGGAcgaggacgatgatgatgatgatgatggggatCAGCAGCCGAATTCTGGTACTCCCGGAACGATCGATGCCGGTGGAGCAGGCATGGCTAACGGGAACGATAATCGCTTCTTTCCCTTCCGGGCTGAGGATTTTGAGAACATGACTGAGGAAGAGATTAAAACAGCATTGAAACTGCTGTTGAAACGAAATAAACGCTGGTGA
- the LOC125771333 gene encoding solute carrier family 25 member 35-like gives MEFLLGGASSMCAVLFTNPFDVLKTRQQLEGELIAKQNLKERSYKGIRQSVITVVRTDGLRGLQKGLPAALLYQFSMNGVRLGTYQTAENLGWTKSTKHPSLTPLLSLFWGGCAGLASATASCPFYVVKTQLQAVTSGSYTARFQHHHRGTVSAFVNIYQQSGIRGLFRGYTATLARLVVGSSAQMSSFSACKEFFLRYQVFQESIVLTALASSTVAGFLTSVLMSPCDVVTTRMTNQAVSANGKGLLYSNIFDCFLKIYRSEGIHGYYKGFVPMYLRVAPHTMLNLTFWEFFKGLHERYGKH, from the exons ATGGAATTCCTGCTCGGTGGTGCTTCGTCGATGTGTGCCGTGCTGTTTACGAACCCGTTCGATGTGCTCAAGACACGCCAACAGCTGGAGGGCGAGCTGATAGCGAAACAGAATCTCAAGGAACGTTCCTACAAAGGCATCCGCCAGTCCGTGATCACGGTGGTCCGGACGGATGGTTTGCGCGGCCTGCAGAAAGGACTTCCGGCCGCCTTACTGTACCAATTTTCGATGAACGGTGTCCGGCTAGGGACGTACCAGACGGCGGAGAATCTCGGTTGGACGAAGAGCACAAAGCATCCCTCGCTGACTCCACTGCTGTCGCTGTTCTGGGGCGGTTGTGCTGGGCTGGCAAGTGCTACCGCATCCTGTCCATTCTACGTGGTGAAGACACAGCTACAGGCCGTCACTTCTGGATCGTACACGGCACGGTTTCAGCATCACCATCGTGGAACCGTGTCGGCTTTTGTAAATATCTACCAGCAAAGTGGAATTCGTGGACTGTTCCGAGGGTATACGGCCACCCTGGCGCGACTTGTCGTTGGATCATCCGCCCAGATGTCATCGTTCAGTGCGTGCAAAGAGTTCTTCCTGCGCTACCAAGTGTTCCAGGAGTCGATTGTACTGACCGCATTGGCTAGCAGCACTGTGGCGGGATTTCTAACCAGTGTCCTGATGTCACCGTGCGATGTTGTGACGACACGCATGACCAACCAAG CCGTGTCTGCCAACGGGAAAGGCTTACTGTACAGCAACATTTTTGATTGCTTCTTGAAGATCTACCGATCGGAAGGCATCCACGGTTACTACAAGGGATTCGTGCCAATGTACCTGCGTGTGGCTCCACACACGATGCTCAACCTTACGTTTTGGGAGTTCTTCAAGGGTCTTCACGAACGATATGGAAAGCACTGA
- the LOC125771307 gene encoding ribosomal L1 domain-containing protein CG13096-like — MKVKAAKKEKLVGQGLLPIKKTKTDIQKAKKLKGALKQSTAKVAAANGASAKLPGKRVFSLKLRPEKAKQQKPAAGKKDGQEKAKQQKPAAGKKDGQEKSPRRKNRSKAAKKQKKQKAAAANQKQTVPEMSEAKKAKKEAAKLINKIKKEERKLGGKLPKKSTEETLALVPEELISKEAFKQIYETFHKKGDEKGNRLFGDDLKYSMQIISVKVPRCPLRICRITYPHSMLRQEDEICLIVKDLTRGRSVDYTPTLHEWEDKLKGLEIGHKVQIIPFQQLKRDYGAYEMKRKLAQRYERFLADARISGHVFAFLGSQFTRRCKTPISVNLENEADIKEVIEKALYMQSYQQGNKGRTTEIKFAAHWMPVEHAVENGMALLEKLKTVYPGGWLNIQTINIATATEKSESLPIHISTVDPNLVPVPVVTGTREKFIKKQQQLLKKRTGGKYEVTKDGVVRMARTPKRYGAANNGKESDVELDDSELEEDNNFLPYDDEPRRQPRKGRAPRGNRHRNVRGPKMRVK, encoded by the exons ATGAAGGTAAAAGCagctaaaaaggaaaaattggtCGGGCAAGGACTGCTGCCgataaagaaaacgaaaacagacATTCAAAAAGCTAAGAAATTAAAGGGAGCATTGAAACAATCGACGGCCAAAGTTGCGGCTGCCAATGGCGCTTCAGCGAAGCTACCCGGAAAGCGTGTATTTTCTTTGAAGCTACGGCCCGAAAAAGCTAAACAACAGAAACCTGCCGCTGGGAAGAAAGATGGTCAAGAAAAAGCTAAACAACAGAAACCTGCCGCTGGGAAGAAAGATGGTCAAGAAAAATCACCCCGGAGGAAGAATCGTTCCAAAGcagcaaagaagcaaaagaaacagaaagctGCAGCGgcgaaccaaaaacaaaccgtgCCTGAAATGAGTGAGGCAAAGAAGGCTAAAAAGGAAGCGGCAAAGttgattaataaaataaagaaggaGGAACGAAAACTAGGTGGTAAATTACCGAAGAAATCCACCGAAGAAACGTTGGCGCTCGTACCGGAAGAGCTGATTTCGAAGGAAGCGTTTAAGCAGATTTACGAAACCTTCCACAAAAAGGGTGACGAGAAGGGAAACAGACTGTTCGGAGACGATTTGAAGTATAGTATGCAGATTATTAGCGTAAAGGTGCCACGGTGTCCATTAAGGATTTGTCGAAT CACCTATCCCCATTCAATGCTTCGTCAAGAGGATGAAATTTGTCTGATTGTGAAGGATCTGACCCGCGGTCGTAGTGTCGACTACACGCCTACGTTGCACGAGTGGGAGGATAAGCTGAAAGGGTTGGAAATTGGCCACAAGGTGCAGATCATTCCGTTTCAGCAACTGAAACGCGATTACGGTGCGTACGAGATGAAACGCAAGCTAGCACAACGCTACGAACGTTTCCTGGCCGATGCACGCATCAGTGGCCATGTGTTCGCCTTCCTGGGGTCTCAGTTTACAAGGCGTTGTAAAACTCCTATAAGTGTCAACCTGGAAAATGAAGCAGACATCAAGGAAGTTATAGAGAAGGCATTGTACATGCAGTCTTACCAACAGGGAAACAAGGGAAGAACGACGGAAATTAAATTTGCCGCACACTGGATGCCGGTGGAGCATGCGGTTGAGAATGGAATGGCGCTGCTGGAGAAACTCAAGACCGTCTATCCGGGTGGTTGGTTGAACATTCAAACGATTAACATAGCAACCGCCACTGAAAAGTCTGAGTCGTTGCCGATCCACATCAGTACGGTCGATCCCAATTTGGTGCCGGTGCCGGTGGTGACTGGTACGCGCGAAAAGTTCatcaaaaaacagcaacagttaCTGAAGAAGCGCACCGGTGGTAAGTATGAGGTGACCAAGGATGGTGTCGTACGGATGGCGCGCACACCGAAACGGTACGGTGCGGCAAACAATGGGAAAGAATCGGACGTTGAGCTGGACGATTCAGAACTGGAAGAGGACAATAACTTTTTGCCTTACGATGATGAACCACGACGACAGCCTCGTAAAGGCCGTGCTCCTCGTGGTAATCGTCATCGTAATGTTCGAGGTCCGAAGATGCGAGTAAAGTAA